In Nostoc sp. GT001, a genomic segment contains:
- the dxs gene encoding 1-deoxy-D-xylulose-5-phosphate synthase has protein sequence MHLSEITHPNQLHGLSVRQLQQIARQIRDKHLQTVAVNGGHLGPGLGVVELTLGLYQTLDLDRDKVIWDVGHQAYPHKLLTGRYDRFHTLRQKDGVAGYLKRGENKFDHFGAGHASTSISAALGMALARDLKGEKFKAVAVIGDGALTGGMALEAINHAGHMPKTNLLVVLNDNDMSISRNVGAIPRYLNKMRLSQPVQFIKDNLEEQLKQIPFVGESLSPELGRIKEGMKRLAVPKVGAVFEELGFTYIGPVDGHNLEELIATFQQAHQIIGPVLVHVATVKGKGYEIAELDQVGYHAQSPFNVATGKAIPSNKPKPPAYAKVFSHTLVKLAEQNPKIVGITAAMATGTGLDKLQAKLPNQYIDVGIAEQHAITLAAGLATEGMRPVAVIYSTFLQRAYDQIVHDVCIQNLPVFFCLDRAGIVGADGPTHQGMYDIAYLRCIPNIAIMAPKDEAEMQSMIVTGVNHTSGPIAMRYPRGNGYGVPLMEEGWEPLEIGKGEILRTGDDVLIVAYGTMVYPGMQAAEILSEHGIEATVINARFVKPLDTELILPLAKKIGRVVTLEEGCVMGGFGSAIAEALLDADILVPVKRFGVPDVLVDHAEPNESKTELGLTSHQIAERVLQAFFKQQVSAVV, from the coding sequence ATGCATCTGAGCGAAATCACCCATCCTAATCAGTTGCACGGTTTATCTGTTCGCCAACTGCAACAGATTGCCCGTCAGATTCGAGATAAGCATCTTCAAACAGTAGCAGTTAATGGTGGACACTTAGGGCCAGGGTTGGGTGTTGTCGAATTAACACTAGGACTTTACCAAACACTGGACTTAGATCGGGATAAAGTGATTTGGGATGTAGGACACCAGGCTTATCCCCACAAACTGCTTACAGGACGTTACGATCGCTTCCACACCCTCAGACAAAAGGACGGAGTTGCGGGCTATCTGAAACGGGGTGAAAACAAGTTTGATCACTTTGGGGCTGGACACGCTTCTACAAGTATTTCAGCAGCATTGGGCATGGCTTTAGCGCGAGACTTGAAAGGGGAAAAATTTAAAGCTGTCGCTGTGATTGGGGATGGCGCACTGACTGGGGGTATGGCTTTAGAAGCCATCAACCATGCCGGACATATGCCGAAAACTAACCTGTTGGTTGTTCTCAACGACAACGACATGTCCATATCTCGCAACGTCGGCGCGATTCCTCGCTATCTCAACAAAATGCGCCTCAGCCAACCGGTGCAATTTATTAAAGATAATCTTGAGGAACAGTTGAAGCAAATTCCCTTCGTGGGTGAATCCCTGTCACCCGAACTCGGACGCATCAAAGAAGGTATGAAGCGCTTGGCTGTTCCGAAGGTAGGTGCAGTTTTTGAAGAACTCGGCTTTACCTACATTGGGCCAGTGGATGGGCATAATCTCGAAGAATTAATTGCCACTTTCCAACAAGCACATCAGATAATAGGCCCAGTCTTGGTACACGTGGCAACAGTGAAAGGCAAAGGTTATGAAATTGCCGAACTAGATCAAGTTGGCTACCACGCCCAAAGCCCCTTCAACGTCGCAACTGGCAAAGCCATTCCTTCTAATAAACCCAAACCCCCAGCTTATGCCAAAGTCTTTTCTCACACTCTGGTAAAACTTGCCGAACAAAACCCCAAAATCGTTGGCATTACTGCGGCTATGGCAACGGGGACAGGTTTAGATAAACTTCAAGCAAAACTGCCGAATCAATATATAGATGTCGGTATTGCGGAACAACACGCGATTACTCTAGCAGCAGGACTTGCAACAGAAGGGATGCGACCTGTAGCTGTTATTTATTCTACCTTTTTGCAACGCGCCTACGACCAAATAGTTCACGATGTCTGCATCCAAAACCTGCCAGTATTTTTCTGCTTGGATCGGGCAGGAATTGTCGGTGCTGATGGCCCCACTCACCAAGGTATGTATGACATTGCCTATCTGCGTTGTATTCCCAACATAGCAATAATGGCACCCAAAGACGAAGCAGAAATGCAAAGCATGATAGTAACTGGTGTTAACCATACCAGTGGCCCGATCGCAATGCGCTATCCTCGTGGCAATGGCTACGGTGTTCCCTTGATGGAAGAAGGTTGGGAACCTTTAGAAATCGGCAAAGGCGAGATTCTGCGTACAGGCGATGACGTGTTAATTGTTGCTTATGGCACAATGGTCTATCCAGGAATGCAAGCTGCGGAAATTCTCAGCGAACATGGCATTGAAGCAACTGTAATTAATGCTCGTTTCGTTAAACCGTTGGATACCGAGTTGATTTTGCCTTTAGCGAAGAAAATCGGCCGTGTTGTCACCTTAGAAGAAGGCTGTGTAATGGGTGGCTTTGGTAGTGCGATCGCCGAGGCTTTACTAGATGCAGATATTCTCGTTCCTGTCAAGCGATTTGGTGTCCCAGATGTGTTGGTAGATCATGCTGAACCCAATGAATCTAAGACAGAACTAGGTTTAACTAGTCATCAAATAGCAGAGAGAGTATTGCAAGCTTTCTTTAAACAGCAAGTATCTGCTGTGGTTTAG
- a CDS encoding competence/damage-inducible protein A, with protein MSAEIICVGTELLLGDILNGNAQFLAQQLAQLGIPHYYQTVVGDNPERLKQVIEIAISRAQILIFTGGLGPTPDDLTCETIADFFKVPLVERSDIIEDITQKFAQRGRIMSPSNRKQALIPQGAEILPNPTGTAPGIIWQPRTEITIFTFPGVPSEMHAMWEETAVPFLKSQGWGKEIIYSRSLKFWGIGESALAEKVASYLKLPNPTVAPYAGKGEVRLRVSAKANSEAAAEALIAPIEKQLKEIAGLDFYGVNNDTLASVVGQLLRASKETLSVAESCTGGGLGQMLTEISGSSDYFWGGVISYDNSVKVRLLGVNQEDLDKFGAVSATVAEQMAIGVKTRLATTWGLSITGIAGPSGGTDTKPVGLVYIGLAGPKDEVISFEYQFGTVRGRTLIRHVSANAALDNLRRKLLSR; from the coding sequence ATGAGTGCAGAAATTATTTGTGTTGGTACTGAACTATTGCTAGGAGATATCCTCAATGGCAATGCTCAATTTTTGGCGCAACAATTAGCGCAACTAGGTATTCCCCACTACTATCAAACAGTGGTTGGAGATAATCCAGAACGGTTGAAGCAAGTTATAGAAATTGCTATTTCCAGAGCGCAAATTCTCATTTTCACTGGTGGACTCGGCCCAACACCAGACGATCTCACCTGCGAAACCATCGCCGATTTTTTTAAAGTTCCGTTGGTAGAACGTTCTGACATCATCGAAGACATAACCCAGAAATTCGCCCAACGTGGTCGGATTATGTCACCAAGTAACCGCAAGCAGGCTTTGATTCCCCAAGGTGCAGAAATTCTACCCAACCCCACTGGAACAGCACCCGGCATCATTTGGCAACCTCGTACTGAAATCACAATTTTTACCTTTCCCGGTGTTCCAAGTGAAATGCACGCGATGTGGGAAGAAACAGCTGTGCCATTTCTCAAAAGTCAAGGTTGGGGTAAAGAAATTATTTACAGCCGGAGTTTAAAGTTTTGGGGTATTGGTGAATCTGCTTTAGCGGAAAAGGTTGCTTCCTATTTAAAGTTGCCAAATCCCACAGTCGCCCCTTATGCAGGTAAGGGGGAAGTAAGATTACGAGTTTCTGCAAAAGCAAATTCAGAAGCAGCCGCAGAAGCCCTAATTGCGCCCATTGAAAAACAACTTAAAGAAATTGCCGGACTGGATTTTTATGGCGTTAATAATGATACTCTCGCTTCCGTAGTCGGTCAGTTGTTGCGGGCATCAAAAGAAACGCTTTCAGTAGCAGAATCTTGCACGGGTGGCGGTTTAGGGCAAATGTTGACCGAGATTTCTGGGAGTTCTGATTACTTTTGGGGTGGAGTAATTTCTTATGACAATTCGGTGAAGGTTAGGCTGTTGGGGGTTAACCAGGAAGATTTAGATAAATTTGGGGCAGTAAGTGCTACTGTTGCAGAGCAAATGGCTATTGGAGTCAAAACCCGCCTTGCAACAACTTGGGGACTGAGTATTACTGGAATTGCTGGCCCAAGTGGAGGGACAGATACGAAGCCAGTGGGTTTAGTTTACATTGGTTTAGCCGGGCCAAAGGATGAAGTGATAAGTTTTGAGTATCAGTTTGGAACTGTGCGAGGTCGAACTTTAATTCGTCATGTGAGTGCGAATGCAGCGTTGGATAATCTGCGCCGGAAGTTGTTGAGCAGGTAG
- a CDS encoding helicase-related protein: MAVGGQSKDPTVMTGRFSPVSNGKREQISSSDELRILIATDVLSEGHNLQDCAIIVNWDLPWAIIRLIQRAGRVDRIGQNADKILCYSFLPAEGVERIINLRGRLRKRLQENAEVVGTDEAFFEDDDARVILDLYNEKSGVLDGEEDTEVDLTSEAFQIWKKATDGNPGLKKTIEEMENVVYSTRAHTPQPVQPEGVLLYMKTTEGNDSLIYVDRDGNSVTQSQLAVLRVAACEESTPAIPRDKQHHELVNKGAELIAEEEKNAGGQLGRPSGARFRTYERLKGYVQEMKGTLFVSEELLKAIDEIYRYPLRQSAIDTLNRQLRSGINNQQLAELVVALRMDDRLCIVTEELEKREPQIICSLGLFSNS; this comes from the coding sequence GTGGCGGTAGGAGGTCAATCTAAAGACCCAACAGTAATGACGGGAAGATTTAGCCCTGTGAGTAATGGAAAACGTGAACAAATTTCATCATCAGATGAGTTGCGGATTTTAATCGCCACCGATGTTTTGAGTGAAGGTCATAATTTACAAGACTGTGCAATTATTGTTAATTGGGATTTACCTTGGGCGATTATTCGCTTAATTCAACGCGCCGGAAGAGTAGACCGCATTGGCCAAAATGCTGATAAAATTCTCTGTTATTCTTTTTTACCAGCCGAGGGAGTAGAACGGATTATTAATTTGCGGGGACGACTCCGCAAACGACTGCAAGAAAATGCGGAAGTGGTAGGAACCGATGAAGCTTTTTTTGAAGATGATGATGCACGAGTAATTCTCGACCTCTACAACGAGAAATCTGGAGTTTTAGATGGCGAAGAGGATACAGAAGTTGATTTGACTTCAGAAGCATTTCAAATTTGGAAAAAAGCCACAGATGGTAATCCCGGCTTGAAAAAAACCATTGAAGAAATGGAAAATGTGGTTTATTCTACCCGCGCCCATACTCCGCAACCTGTGCAACCAGAGGGAGTATTGCTTTATATGAAAACCACCGAGGGTAATGATTCTTTGATTTATGTTGACCGCGATGGAAATAGTGTTACTCAATCACAATTAGCAGTTCTTCGGGTGGCGGCGTGTGAAGAATCTACTCCAGCGATACCCAGAGATAAACAGCATCATGAGTTAGTAAATAAGGGTGCTGAATTGATTGCTGAAGAAGAGAAAAATGCCGGGGGTCAATTAGGACGACCATCAGGTGCAAGATTCCGCACTTATGAACGGCTGAAGGGTTATGTTCAAGAAATGAAAGGAACACTTTTTGTTAGCGAAGAACTTTTAAAAGCAATTGATGAGATTTACCGTTATCCTTTGCGACAGTCGGCTATTGATACTCTGAATCGTCAACTGAGAAGTGGTATTAATAATCAACAATTGGCTGAGTTAGTAGTGGCGTTACGAATGGATGACCGTTTGTGTATTGTCACAGAAGAACTAGAAAAACGAGAACCTCAAATTATTTGTTCTTTGGGATTATTTTCTAATTCGTAA
- a CDS encoding Uma2 family endonuclease codes for MVILSSNLSLTEFLQLPETQPASEYIDAKIYQKPMPQGKHSRIQTRLSTEINRVSEPEQKALALTELRCTFGGRSLVPDIAVFEWSRLVVDEDGEIANKFETYPDWIIEILSPDQFPNRVIDKIIFCINHGTKLGWFIDSNDKSVMVFQPNKLPEVKYNNDKLTVIDELADWQITPADIFSWLKVK; via the coding sequence ATGGTTATATTATCATCTAATCTTTCTTTAACAGAGTTTCTGCAATTACCAGAAACTCAACCAGCTAGTGAATATATTGATGCAAAAATCTATCAAAAACCAATGCCGCAGGGAAAACATAGCAGAATCCAAACTCGTTTATCAACTGAGATTAATCGGGTAAGCGAACCTGAGCAAAAAGCTTTAGCATTAACTGAATTACGCTGCACATTTGGAGGACGTTCTTTAGTTCCAGATATTGCTGTATTTGAGTGGTCACGGCTTGTTGTTGATGAAGATGGGGAAATTGCCAATAAATTTGAAACTTATCCAGATTGGATAATTGAAATTCTCTCACCTGACCAATTTCCTAACCGTGTGATTGATAAAATTATTTTTTGTATTAATCATGGGACAAAATTAGGTTGGTTTATTGACTCTAATGATAAATCGGTGATGGTATTTCAACCTAATAAATTGCCAGAAGTAAAATATAATAACGATAAATTGACTGTTATTGATGAATTAGCAGATTGGCAAATTACGCCAGCAGATATATTTAGTTGGTTAAAGGTTAAATAG
- a CDS encoding phospholipase D-like domain-containing protein has product MPRILDNIDLSLLPILRKTLKVSYRADFCVGYFNLRGWRRIDDLIEQYVGSENACCRLLIGMQSLPSDEVYAAFSLSSGDGRIDNSSIVRFKKRMAAEFRQQLTIGAPTNQDEAGLRRLSHQLKSQKLVIKLFLRHSLHAKLYLVHRHDPNTPTVGFLGSSNLTLPGLAKQGELNVDILDHDACNKLQKWFSDRWQDYGCVDISQELAEIIDQSWARQELVSPYYIYLKIAYHLSHEAIAGLSEFRIPREFNNLFDFQKAAVQLAARHVTRRGGVLVGDVVGLGKTLVGTALAKILQEDCFLETLIICPKNLVSMWQEYVNNYRLLAEVMPISQVQNKLPKLRRYRVVLIDESHNLRNREGKRYRAITEYIATNESKCILLSATPYNKSYLDLSAQLRLFVLEDQDLGLRPEALINELGGSSIGELEFIRKHQCSVRSLAAFEKSEHPDDWRELMKRHMVRRTRSFIKDNYAHTDETGRKYLEFADGTRSYFPQRLPRSLKFPLEGSDTDFYSRLYSELVVEVINQLKLPRYGLENYVIAKHKQPPTDAEQRFLNSLFRGGRRSI; this is encoded by the coding sequence ATGCCCCGCATTTTGGACAATATTGATTTATCATTGCTACCGATTTTACGAAAAACCCTGAAAGTCTCCTATCGGGCAGATTTTTGCGTTGGCTACTTCAACCTCAGAGGTTGGCGAAGAATTGATGATTTAATTGAACAGTATGTTGGCAGTGAAAATGCTTGTTGTCGTTTGCTAATTGGGATGCAAAGCTTGCCTAGTGATGAAGTTTATGCGGCATTTTCCCTGAGTAGTGGTGATGGAAGGATTGATAACAGTAGCATCGTGCGGTTTAAAAAACGCATGGCGGCGGAATTTCGTCAGCAGTTGACTATCGGTGCGCCGACTAATCAGGATGAAGCGGGGTTGCGGCGGTTAAGTCATCAGCTAAAAAGTCAGAAACTAGTTATTAAATTGTTTCTCCGTCATTCTCTTCACGCCAAGTTATATCTTGTACATCGTCATGACCCTAACACTCCAACTGTGGGATTCTTGGGTAGTAGTAATCTAACCCTTCCCGGACTGGCGAAACAAGGGGAGTTAAATGTTGATATTTTAGACCACGATGCGTGTAATAAACTGCAAAAGTGGTTTAGCGATCGCTGGCAAGATTACGGTTGTGTAGATATTTCCCAAGAATTAGCGGAAATTATCGATCAGAGTTGGGCTAGGCAAGAGCTAGTTTCACCTTACTACATCTACCTCAAGATAGCTTACCACTTATCCCATGAAGCGATCGCCGGACTTTCAGAATTCCGCATCCCCCGCGAATTTAACAACTTATTTGATTTCCAAAAAGCCGCCGTACAGCTAGCAGCCCGTCATGTAACTAGGCGTGGCGGCGTATTAGTGGGTGATGTGGTTGGTTTGGGCAAAACTTTAGTTGGAACCGCCCTGGCCAAGATTTTACAAGAAGATTGTTTTTTAGAAACACTGATTATTTGCCCAAAAAACTTGGTGTCAATGTGGCAAGAATATGTAAATAACTATCGGTTACTTGCCGAAGTTATGCCAATTAGTCAAGTACAAAATAAGTTACCAAAACTCCGCCGTTACCGCGTTGTGTTAATTGATGAAAGTCATAATTTACGGAACCGCGAAGGCAAACGTTATCGAGCAATTACAGAATATATTGCTACTAACGAAAGTAAATGTATTTTATTATCTGCTACTCCATATAATAAAAGTTATCTTGACCTTTCCGCGCAACTCCGGCTATTTGTGCTAGAAGACCAAGATTTAGGATTAAGACCAGAAGCTTTAATTAATGAACTGGGTGGCAGTTCGATAGGAGAATTAGAGTTTATTAGAAAGCATCAATGTTCTGTGCGTTCTTTAGCTGCCTTTGAAAAAAGTGAACACCCTGATGACTGGCGAGAATTGATGAAGCGTCACATGGTGCGACGCACTCGCTCTTTTATTAAAGATAATTATGCCCACACAGATGAAACCGGACGGAAATATTTAGAATTTGCTGATGGGACACGTTCTTATTTTCCCCAGCGTCTACCTCGGAGTCTCAAGTTTCCTCTAGAAGGTTCTGACACAGACTTTTATTCTCGGCTTTACTCGGAGTTAGTCGTAGAAGTAATTAATCAACTTAAGTTACCTCGTTATGGGCTAGAGAATTACGTTATTGCTAAACACAAACAGCCGCCTACAGACGCAGAACAACGCTTTCTTAATAGCTTATTTCGTGGCGGTAGGAGGTCAATCTAA
- the glyA gene encoding serine hydroxymethyltransferase has product MTRTNSDFLSSSDPAIAGLINDELQRQRDHLELIASENFTSAAVLAAQGSVLTNKYAEGLPGKRYYGGCEFIDKIEQLAINRAKQIFGAAHANVQPHSGAQANFAVFLSLLEPGDKIMGMDLSHGGHLTHGSPVNFSGKWFQVSHYGVSQQTEQLDYDQIRELALRECPKLLICGYSAYPRVIDFEKFRSIADEIGAYLLADIAHIAGLVATGLHPDPIPHCHVVTTTTHKTLRGPRGGLILTSDAELGKKLDKSVFPGSQGGPLEHVIAGKAVAFGEALKPEFKTYSAQVIENARALAEQLQNRGLKLVSNGTDNHLILVDLRSVSLTGKQADQLVSTVNITANKNTIPFDPQSPFVTSGLRLGSPAMTTRGLGVAEFTEIANIISDRLLSPDSDVVTQDCRQRVAALCDRFPLYPHLEIPVPALA; this is encoded by the coding sequence GTGACTAGGACTAATTCAGACTTTCTTTCTTCCAGCGATCCGGCGATCGCAGGGTTAATCAACGACGAACTACAGCGTCAACGAGATCACTTGGAGTTGATTGCTAGTGAAAACTTTACGTCTGCTGCTGTACTGGCGGCTCAAGGTTCGGTATTGACAAATAAATATGCTGAGGGCTTACCTGGCAAACGCTACTATGGCGGGTGTGAGTTTATCGACAAAATAGAGCAACTAGCGATCAATCGCGCTAAACAGATATTTGGGGCTGCTCATGCAAATGTGCAACCCCATTCTGGCGCACAAGCGAATTTTGCTGTGTTCCTGTCACTGTTGGAACCAGGGGACAAAATTATGGGGATGGATTTGTCTCATGGGGGACATCTTACCCACGGTTCCCCTGTCAATTTTTCAGGTAAGTGGTTCCAAGTTAGTCACTACGGTGTCAGTCAACAAACAGAACAACTTGACTACGATCAAATTCGCGAGCTGGCGCTGAGGGAGTGTCCTAAGCTCTTGATTTGTGGTTATTCGGCTTATCCACGTGTAATTGACTTTGAAAAATTCCGTAGTATTGCTGATGAAATCGGCGCTTACTTACTTGCCGATATTGCTCACATTGCTGGTTTAGTTGCCACTGGTCTTCATCCCGACCCGATTCCTCACTGTCACGTAGTCACAACAACTACCCATAAGACTCTACGCGGTCCTAGAGGTGGTTTGATCTTGACTAGCGACGCAGAACTAGGTAAAAAGCTAGATAAATCTGTTTTTCCTGGCAGCCAAGGCGGGCCATTGGAACACGTTATTGCTGGTAAGGCAGTAGCTTTTGGAGAAGCCCTCAAGCCTGAGTTTAAAACTTATTCTGCCCAAGTAATTGAAAATGCTCGTGCTTTAGCCGAACAACTGCAAAATCGTGGTTTAAAGTTAGTATCTAACGGCACTGACAATCATTTAATCTTGGTAGATTTACGCTCTGTAAGCCTAACTGGGAAGCAGGCAGATCAGTTAGTCAGTACTGTGAATATTACTGCTAACAAGAATACTATTCCCTTTGATCCGCAGTCACCATTTGTTACCAGCGGTCTGAGGTTAGGTTCGCCAGCAATGACCACACGGGGCTTAGGAGTAGCAGAATTTACCGAGATTGCCAATATTATTAGCGATCGCTTACTTTCTCCAGATTCCGACGTAGTAACCCAAGATTGTCGGCAACGGGTAGCAGCATTGTGCGATCGCTTCCCCTTATATCCTCACCTGGAAATTCCTGTACCAGCATTAGCCTGA
- a CDS encoding RNA polymerase sigma factor SigF has protein sequence MPTTVTTELKHEIWQLLREYQQSPSENTRNQLVKLNFGLVRKEAHYWTNQCHETYDDLLQVGCLGLIRAIERFEISKGHAFSSYALPYIRGEIQHYLRDKGVTVRIPRKWLALQQQAIGVSRSWREKHNRQPTDSELAAALEISPNEWQEIKLAWVNRAPLSLDVPIQDGEEGSTCLGELVPDPHYRSFQLAQEDQLRLQQALVQLEKRTRDVLECVFLQDLTQKQVAEHLGISVVTVSRRVKKGLDLMKELMGVAED, from the coding sequence ATGCCTACCACAGTCACCACTGAACTAAAGCACGAAATTTGGCAGTTGTTGCGAGAATATCAGCAATCTCCGTCAGAAAATACCCGCAATCAACTGGTAAAACTCAATTTTGGACTTGTGAGAAAAGAAGCTCACTATTGGACAAATCAATGTCATGAAACCTACGATGATTTGCTCCAAGTTGGATGTTTGGGTTTAATCAGAGCTATTGAAAGATTTGAAATTTCCAAGGGACATGCCTTCAGTTCCTACGCTCTTCCCTATATTCGGGGTGAAATTCAACACTATCTCCGAGATAAAGGTGTCACCGTGCGAATTCCTCGGAAATGGTTAGCGCTCCAACAGCAAGCAATAGGAGTATCACGTTCTTGGCGTGAAAAACACAATCGTCAACCAACCGACTCGGAATTAGCAGCAGCACTGGAAATTTCTCCAAACGAATGGCAAGAAATTAAATTAGCATGGGTCAATCGCGCTCCCTTGAGTCTTGATGTGCCAATCCAAGATGGAGAAGAAGGTTCTACTTGCTTGGGAGAATTGGTTCCAGATCCTCACTATCGCAGCTTTCAACTGGCACAAGAAGATCAACTTCGCTTACAACAAGCGTTGGTTCAGCTAGAAAAACGCACCCGCGACGTGTTGGAATGTGTGTTTTTGCAAGATTTGACCCAAAAACAAGTTGCAGAACATCTGGGCATCAGTGTAGTAACAGTTTCCCGTCGAGTCAAGAAAGGACTGGATTTGATGAAAGAGCTTATGGGTGTGGCAGAAGATTGA